TCTTAGGGTACAAGCAACACAAAACCTTTCAAGTGcagcatctttcttttcctgatgctCCTCATGGTACCTTTGATTTAGGAAGAAGCAACTAATTGCTAAAGAAAGCTGGGACGATGCTGCCATTGCATTTACAGAATACAAGGCTCACCAATTGTTTTAAAATCCAATTACTTTTGATAATCTACAAAACCTTCTGAATGAGCTGCTTGTTAGCCGTGTGCTACAATTGATACTCACCTCTGAAAATATATTAGTAGTAAACTCTGACAGTGTTTTATTAACTctgtataaataattttaaatgaaacattaatATAAAGCATGACTGAAATCTATTATGTATCACAGGTATCCTCTATTAAAAACAGACCTTTGCATCAGAGTttagaacaaagcaaaaaaaatgcataataggtttaagtattttttaaattagaaaaattgcACATTGACACTTTAAAAGAATTCCAGCTTCCTCCAACCTAAGTATCTCCTGGTGATTTTGGATCCATCTGGGAAGGTGTAGCCTACCCAGTATTTACTCTGTACTTCTGAAAACTGGACTACAGTCACAAATGTTGACTCATTATCAAgaagagaggggggaaaaagcacATAGGAATGCAAAAATATGTGTGTGCATTGCAGCCACTCGTGCTAACAGAAGGAATGAGTAGGATCCCTCCAAAGCAAAGCTGATTTCTCCACATCTGGGACTCTGTGGGaactctgcagctctgcaggttgCAGAGAGAGCACATCAGGAACAAGAATGGCCTGTGGGCTGCAAACACTTCCAGTTTTCAGGACAAAAGAACCCAAAAGACCACTCAGAGGTTAGCATAgaggagaacagaaaaatatgtatgaaGGTTGCTACCTCCAGCTAAGGAATGACACAATGTCTTTCAGTGCTGGCGAATGCAACTCATGAGCAGTTGggaattctctttaaaaaacaggtagaaatttttcttctataGTTAAAGTCTTTCTTTAATGGAAAAACACTTCTTCAGGAGGGGGCACAGTTTCTGCATATTTAATGACAGCTATGGCACAGCTGCCACAAATAGCTCAGAAACAATGTTTGAAGATAATtctaaaagaaaacagcagttaGAAAATTAATCAAAGATATCCCAACAAAAAGATTCTAAGGACATGGGCACAACTAAAAAGGCTTCTGTCAGTATTTCATAcaacagatattttaaagtGAGCAGTCCTGTAGAGGTAAATATTTGTGGAAGTATCTGAGTGTCCTGAGGATGATAATGAACACTCAGGTTTCGTATCCTATACAGACAAGactgattaatttttcaaagtaatCTAATGCACGAGTAAAATGCATTCAGTAATTCTGAACAGAATAATTTACCTAAATGCTGACCGGTTgtaaatctttttcttttatgagaGGATCTTAAAAACATACTATAGAAACAGCAAAATCTCATGGTAATTGCTTGTTTTTACATATGTAATACCTTTTTCCTCATTCAGAAAGGATGTAACTCACTTAAATACATCAGCTGGTGTGGTTTGCTGCTAATGTAATATTTCTTAAGCACAACTTTacacagaaattattcttaAGAGTATCACACACTACTGCTACTCTAATGCCCTAAgaattcttaaatatttctatttttcttgaagttttACCCTGCCAGTTTTCTCAGTCTGAGCAGCAAATACAATCAAGTATAATACTTAATTTAACATGACCTGGCTTGTTTTAGCATAATTTGAAATCCCAGTTTTCTTTGACAATTAGAACTTAAATGCAATAATcacaacagcaaagcaaaacaagacaCTGCTTACCAGCATATGCAACAGGAGACACGGGATTTGGAAGGTGCTTACCTTGAGGACAGAAGTCACATGGAGTTTTAACAAATACCAACATTTCCCTTTCATGAAGGAATGCAAGTTCAGTAAGATTCAGTGTATGCTCAGTATACAACAAGGAATACGAAGTACAGGTCTGGATTCATGGAACAGCCAACATGGCAAAGACTCAGACTTTTTATAAAAGTGACCAAGGGACTTCTTTTGAAACCTCCCATTCAGCAGAAAACCTAAAAGTACGGTTATTTTTGAGTATTTGCTCAGTTCTACCAATTTGAGAAGCTGGAAATAGCTCACGTGCTTTCTCTGAaagccaggacacagcaggagaaTTTGTGCATCTTGTTTCACAGGGGACTTTAGGCTTGGTTTCAGGGTTGATTAGGATTAACTGTATGCAATGGTGCCACCCTTGCCAAGAATTAAaatcaggctgcagcaggaaaataaccAGAAATGAAGACTCTTTGGCAAAGAATCTTTCCTGTGTAGGCCAGAAGTGTGTTATTCCCTAATAAGGAAGGCAGAACTCCTGTTCTACACCTTGAGGTGGCAGAGTGAGCAACCCTGAAGGCAGTACTGCACCCTTTATGCAAAATTAGCTCTTAAAATGAGCCATTGTTTACAATGGTGACAACACCAAAGAGCTCCTGTCACTCCTGTGCCATTCTGATGGTAGAGGAGTGCAACAATAGTGACAACACCAAAAAGCTCCTGTTACTCCTGTGCCATTCTGATGGTAGAGGAGTGCAAACCCAGTGCTGTATCCCAGAACACTTCCTCATCTCATCCATCTACTTCAACTGTATCTGCAgtgtctgctctgcagaaacGTTTCTGTGagcaaagttttattttcaaaagtattgCAAACACTTATGTAAATATTTGGATCTCAGACTTGTGCAAATCTGTGCTAGGAGCTGCCATTCCTGCTGGAGGCATCTTCCAGCCATCTGGGAGCCTCCTGGGGGGGAGATGACTCACTCTGAAAGACTTGAAAAAAGGTGGAGCCAACAGTCTTCAAGAAAGGCTCAAGTAGTTACATCTGCAATAATTATCACTCAATAATGTTCAGAAGGAATAAGTAAATAATGATTAGGTTTGTGCACTAGCTAAGGGAATAAATGGATACATTACAATGGTTTTGACAAGTTGTTGGAGTCTAAAATGACCCTAAATTTCCCAGCTGGCCATTAAATTTTCCatagttaatatttttttttatatttgaattttattctAACATTTATCTGCATTTTAGCATCAatgaaaatacttctaaaataCAGGTGTGCAAAACTATACTGTGGGGGGGCTTGGCAAAATGAAGTCATATTGAATTTTCTTATAAAACCTGTTTAAAGACTCAGGACAAATAAAAGGGGCTCgaatctgtttgtttttttaaagaaaatttagaaataattgGTAAGAACTTAAAATCAGGACGAGCTACAGCCCTCATGAATTCAGACCTTTCACTCCCATTTTTCCAGAATCATTCCATTTCAGACTGAAATATACAACGTTAGTAGCAATGCAATATGCTGCCATGTTAAAAACGTGCAGTATGCAAAATCACTACCCTCCTGAAAAAAAAGGCTATGAAAAATTTAGGTTTTACTGAGGAGAAAATACTCTCAATAATAGTTACATCATTTCAAATGTCTGCAAGGCAGATACTACCCTACTACAACACCACATCTTCACTAGTATGACTTTCCCCTATCATTCTACTACCTGAGTGATGTCAGTGTAAATTCAGGCACCATTAGTAAATTTTTGACCAAACATATACACAGCAGTGACAAAGGAGTAAACAACCCTTCAGCTTACCAGTACATGTAAAAAAGACGctgacaaaatggaaaataatattttttttatgataaattattatttcctcaTTGCCCCGGAAAAGCGAAGAGCTAGACACTATTTACTCATCAatcctttattcttttttttttttttaaggattccTTTTACTGCAATCCAACACTGTTTACTTTGTAAGTAAGAAAACGGTAAAACTAAGTAGTCATGGAAGAATCCTCAATGCCTGTGTCCCTTGCTGTCCCTCTCCCTGCGCTTCAACTCCTCTTTGTAGCAGTAGGAACAGTAATTTTCAGTCTCGGGACGACCATAAAAGGAACAGTTCTCCTTCTTACAGCGGCTCTGCTGGATGGAATACGCTGGGCAAACTGTGCTTCTGCCTTGGCTTTTGTCGCCGCGGAGCCAGCTCTGCGGAGCGTCCTCGTCGGCGTACTCCAGGCAGTCTCTGCCGTCGCCGCCGCCGAAGCCGTTGCTGTAGGTGTGGGACTTGTGTTCGGCCGGCCGCGCGCAGCTCAGCGACTCCACCGTGTTGACGGTGCGCAGCGCGGGCAGGCGCGCGGGGCTGTAGCTCTGCGACGACAGCGACCGGTTCTGCTGCGGGTACGTGGCGCAGCTCTTCAGCGTGCCGACCACCGGCTTGTAGGTATCGTCCTGGAAGCTCGACGGCTTGGAGTTGACATCGTGCAAATGGATGACGCTTTGCCTCTGAATGGGGGGGGTATGGCTATAGTGGGcggacactgggatggggccGCTTTTCTTGGCGCCGTTGCTGGGCGAAGAAAAGGACCCGGGAGTGGGACTAGTGCGgtctttaaattttaaaaccagttgAGTTGTATGGCTTTGAGGCAAGACAGGTGATGCCCTATCCTGAGGAGACGgttctaatttttcttttgaaaatgcttCTGGCTCCAGTTTCCTACTAGAGGAGCCGTTCAGCACAGCCTTTTTCTCAGCTTCCCTtcttttctgctcctgttcTGCATTGAAGCGCTCCTGGGCACTGGTCAGGTAATAGCCGATCATCTCCTCGTGGAACTGATGCCTGTGACTGGTCAAAAGAAGAccagcaaaaataaactttcGTTCACCCTGCATGGCAGCTCTCAAAATATTTAGGCTGAGTTTCACGTCTGTGCTGTACTTCCATGGGTCAGACTGCTTGTCAGAGAAGGGTTTAGTGTTCACCTTTTCAgtgggggagctgctggctctgtcaGTCGGAGATGGAGTGGTCTTTTCAGACGGAGACGTGCTCGCAGACTGTCCAGATTCCTCTTTGCTCCCTTTGCGAGACTTGGACTTCTTCTCTTTGACTTTCTCTACCGTCTCaccattttttccattccctgAATTGGCTCTGCTCATCTTCCCGTGCACCAGACCTCCAAGACCACCCAtgttctttttcagtttaattccCAGGGTTTTACTGAGGCTTCCTATTTTATTGGCAACTGaatctgtcctggttttgtctttatctttcctttgtttctccttttctttttctttaccgTTTTTGCCATTATTGCCATTTGAATTACTACAGATGGAATCTCGGTCTGAGTCCATTGAGTCAGCCAAAGACTGCACGTCTTCTCCAGCAGAAGCTGTAGGGGATTCTGGTTGAGCCAAAGGGGCCTGCTATGGAAAAGGAATTATAATTAGATACAGCAAAATCCATTTCATACAGGAATTGGTGCAAAAATACCCACCCCAAATTCAATACAGATTTTGACTGATTTTAAATAcgttttttaatttaagcacTGACGTTTTTGACTGTTTTTTTGATGGTTTCATAAACTTGTCTGGCTGTGCTAACTATGTATTTTGCTTGTTCCTATAGTAGCTTTTGGCTCATTT
The sequence above is drawn from the Ficedula albicollis isolate OC2 chromosome 10, FicAlb1.5, whole genome shotgun sequence genome and encodes:
- the OTUD7A gene encoding OTU domain-containing protein 7A isoform X1, producing MTLDMDAVLSDFVRSTGAEPGLARDLLEGKNWDLTAALNDYEQLRQVHTANLPQVFNEGRFYKQQEPEQPLQVTKAERPCLQRQDDIAQEKRLSRGISHASSAIVSLARSHVANDCSNEQFPLEMPIYTFQLPDLSVYSEDFRSFIERDLIEQATMVALEQAGRLNWWSTVCTSCKRLLPLATTGDGNCLLHAASLGMWGFHDRDLVLRKALYTMMRSGAEREALKRRWRWQQTQQNKESGLVYTEEEWEREWNELLKLASSEPRTHFSKNGGTGGGVDNAEDPVYESLEEFHVFVLAHILRRPIVVVADTMLRDSGGEAFAPIPFGGIYLPLEVLPNRCHCSPLVLAYDQAHFSALVSMEQKDQQREQAVIPLTDSEHKLLPLHFAVDPGKDWEWGKDDNDNTRLANLILSLEAKLNLLHSYMNVTWIRIPSETRQAPLAQPESPTASAGEDVQSLADSMDSDRDSICSNSNGNNGKNGKEKEKEKQRKDKDKTRTDSVANKIGSLSKTLGIKLKKNMGGLGGLVHGKMSRANSGNGKNGETVEKVKEKKSKSRKGSKEESGQSASTSPSEKTTPSPTDRASSSPTEKVNTKPFSDKQSDPWKYSTDVKLSLNILRAAMQGERKFIFAGLLLTSHRHQFHEEMIGYYLTSAQERFNAEQEQKRREAEKKAVLNGSSSRKLEPEAFSKEKLEPSPQDRASPVLPQSHTTQLVLKFKDRTSPTPGSFSSPSNGAKKSGPIPVSAHYSHTPPIQRQSVIHLHDVNSKPSSFQDDTYKPVVGTLKSCATYPQQNRSLSSQSYSPARLPALRTVNTVESLSCARPAEHKSHTYSNGFGGGDGRDCLEYADEDAPQSWLRGDKSQGRSTVCPAYSIQQSRCKKENCSFYGRPETENYCSYCYKEELKRRERDSKGHRH
- the OTUD7A gene encoding OTU domain-containing protein 7A isoform X2; this translates as MTLDMDAVLSDFVRSTGAEPGLARDLLEGKNWDLTAALNDYEQLRQVHTANLPQVFNEGRFYKQQEPEQPLQVTKAERPCLQRQDDIAQEKRLSRGISHASSAIVSLARSHVANDCSNEQFPLEMPIYTFQLPDLSVYSEDFRSFIERDLIEQATMVALEQAGRLNWWSTVCTSCKRLLPLATTGDGNCLLHAASLGMWGFHDRDLVLRKALYTMMRSGAEREALKRRWRWQQTQQNKESGLVYTEEEWEREWNELLKLASSEPRTHFSKNGGTGGGVDNAEDPVYESLEEFHVFVLAHILRRPIVVVADTMLRDSGGEAFAPIPFGGIYLPLEVLPNRCHCSPLVLAYDQAHFSALVSMEQKDQQREQAVIPLTDSEHKLLPLHFAVDPGKDWEWGKDDNDNTRLANLILSLEAKLNLLHSYMNVTWIRIPSETRAPLAQPESPTASAGEDVQSLADSMDSDRDSICSNSNGNNGKNGKEKEKEKQRKDKDKTRTDSVANKIGSLSKTLGIKLKKNMGGLGGLVHGKMSRANSGNGKNGETVEKVKEKKSKSRKGSKEESGQSASTSPSEKTTPSPTDRASSSPTEKVNTKPFSDKQSDPWKYSTDVKLSLNILRAAMQGERKFIFAGLLLTSHRHQFHEEMIGYYLTSAQERFNAEQEQKRREAEKKAVLNGSSSRKLEPEAFSKEKLEPSPQDRASPVLPQSHTTQLVLKFKDRTSPTPGSFSSPSNGAKKSGPIPVSAHYSHTPPIQRQSVIHLHDVNSKPSSFQDDTYKPVVGTLKSCATYPQQNRSLSSQSYSPARLPALRTVNTVESLSCARPAEHKSHTYSNGFGGGDGRDCLEYADEDAPQSWLRGDKSQGRSTVCPAYSIQQSRCKKENCSFYGRPETENYCSYCYKEELKRRERDSKGHRH